GAGTTGACTCAGGAGCCAGTCCCTCGCCGGGTAGGAAAGAGTAGATGCTGGTTCTGGGAATCGAGACGGCTACTTCCGTGTGTGGGGTCGCCCTGACGGATGACGGCGGGCTGATTGCTGAGTCGCGCTTGGTGGGCCCGAACCTGCACAATGAGCGACTGCACGGCATGATGCGCGCCCTTCTCGCGCAATGCTGTGTGAAGCCAGAGAAGCTGCAGGCAGTGGCGGTGTCGATTGGGCCGGGGTCCTTCACCGGGTTAAGAATCGGCCTGGCTGCCGCGAAGGGTTTGGTCCTCGCTCTTGAGCTCAAGCTGGTCGGGGTTTCCACCCTGGAGGCGTTAGCTGAGCAGGCCTCCCCTACGGCAAAGTCCGTGTGCTCGATCATCCCAGCCAAACCAAAGTTCTTTTACCTGGGGCGGTTCCGGCGATACCGAGGAGGAATCAAGGCACAAGGTGCCCCAGAATTGGTTGAGGAGGCCTTTCTCCACGAAGCCGTGCCCAGGGGTGCTGTTCTCCTCGGTCCTGGCTGCTCCACGCTCGAACCTGCGGTCCTCCTCCGCTTGAGGGAACGGGTGCACGTGGACGACAGTTTGCGCGGG
The DNA window shown above is from candidate division KSB1 bacterium and carries:
- the tsaB gene encoding tRNA (adenosine(37)-N6)-threonylcarbamoyltransferase complex dimerization subunit type 1 TsaB; this translates as MLVLGIETATSVCGVALTDDGGLIAESRLVGPNLHNERLHGMMRALLAQCCVKPEKLQAVAVSIGPGSFTGLRIGLAAAKGLVLALELKLVGVSTLEALAEQASPTAKSVCSIIPAKPKFFYLGRFRRYRGGIKAQGAPELVEEAFLHEAVPRGAVLLGPGCSTLEPAVLLRLRERVHVDDSLRGVPSAATVAVLGHRMLMAGHSDDPATLEPAYFQEFVAAKPKPVAFLEKRT